A window from Culex pipiens pallens isolate TS chromosome 3, TS_CPP_V2, whole genome shotgun sequence encodes these proteins:
- the LOC120419340 gene encoding chymotrypsin-1-like, whose protein sequence is MKFALSFLVVFAAICVGVQFCDASTTADIVYLAYHRRQPRLFELLRKYLIWPPDIILADLKTYSPAEKFSPFIVGGDPTTIDAFPYQLSLRYAGNHICGASIISNKWAVSAAHCLDEGFSPAWITLRGGSPHRIEGGYVFHVVEYIIHEKYEKETFNYDVTVLRISENFLIDFLAPIKLVDNTITTGCPDQLATVIGWGTAEDSYVPLILQELQVLIQPRKVCEAVWIEQITDTMICAGGVVGEDTCNGDSGGPLICNGYQVGIVSWGSRKCAIEMPAVFTDVANVEIRDFIRNKTGV, encoded by the exons GCGATGCCTCGACGACTG CGGATATCGTTTATCTGGCATATCATCGTCGCCAGCCAAGGCTGTTTGAGCTATTGAGGAAGTATCTAATCTGGCCTCCGGATATTATCTTGGCGGATCTGAAAACTTACTCTCCGGCAGAGAAGTTCTCCCCATTCATAGTTGGGGGTGATCCAACGACGATCGACGCCTTTCCATACCAACTTTCGTTGCGTTACGCTGGAAATCACATTTGTGGTGCATCGATCATATCGAACAAGTGGGCTGTGTCCGCAGCTCACTGCTTGGATGAAGGATTCTCACCAGCCTGG ATAACGCTTCGCGGAGGAAGTCCCCACCGTATAGAGGGAGGGTACGTATTCCACGTTGTTGAGTACATTATTCACGAAAAGTACGAAAAGGAAACCTTCAACTACGATGTGACCGTTTTACGAATCTCGGAGAATTTCTTGATCGACTTCCTGGCGCCCATCAAGCTGGTGGACAACACCATAACAACCGGTTGTCCCGACCAGCTGGCGACCGTAATTGGCTGGGGAACGGCAGAGGACAGCTACGTCCCGTTGATTCTTCAAGAGCTCCAAGTTCTGATTCAGCCGAGGAAAGTTTGCGAAGCTGTTTGGATCGAGCAGATAACGGATAC CATGATATGTGCCGGTGGCGTGGTTGGCGAGGACACGTGCAACGGAGATAGCGGCGGCCCGTTGATCTGCAACGGATACCAGGTGGGAATTGTGTCCTGGGGCTCGCGAAAGTGTGCCATCGAAATGCCGGCGGTTTTCACCGATGTTGCGAACGTGGAGATTCGTGACTTTATCCGGAATAAAACTGGAGTTTAG